TGGCTGATCGGCCTGGTCCTCGTCCGCCCGGGCCTGCCCGGACTGCTCACCGTGATCGCCGTCGAGCTGGCGATCATCGTCCACATGAGCCTCTACACCCCCGTGCTCGCCACCCACCGCCTGGAACGGACCCCCGCCCACCTGCTGGCCCGCACCCTGACCGCCTGGTCGGTCGGCCAGCAGGCCGCCACCGCCGCGCTCACCGCCCTCGGCGGCCTGCTCGCGCACGCCACCGGCCCGCGCACCGCCCTCGCCACGGCGGGTCTGCTCATGCTCGGGACCCCGTTCCTGCTGCCCCGCCGCCGCCGCGCCCCGGGCCCCGCCCCGGCCCCCGCGCCCGGCCGCCCGTGACCCCCGCCCGGCCCCGGGACCCCCGCCGCCGCTCCGGGCGACGGTGGCGGGTGCCAGGATGGGCGGCCGGGCGAGCGGTGAGCACGGAGGAGGGACGGGTGGCGGGACGGAACGGGCGGTGGGCCAGGGAGGTCCTCGCGGTGGCCGGACGGCAGCGGGCGGCGGCGCGGGCGCTGGTCGCGGACCACGCGGCGGCGGTCGCGGAGGTGGCGCGGGCCCACGGGCTGATCTTCGAGCGGCTGGTGCGGGCCGAGCTGGCGGCGATCCCGGTCGAGCGGCTCAAGGACGTCACCGAGGGCCGGTTGCAGACCGGCGCCCTGCGCGCCGCCGGCTACCCCACGGTCGCGGCGGTGCACGACGCCACCCGGCAGGACCTGCTGCGCGTCCCCGGCATCGGCGGCCCCACCGCCGCCCACCTGCTGGGCGCCGCCGGGCAGATCGCCGCCGCCGTCCAGGAGGGCACCGCCGTCCGCCTCGACCCGGCGCACCCCGACGCGGCGGCCACCGCGCTGGTCACCGCCCTGCACCGGCTGGTGCTGGCCGGGCCCGCCGCCCGGCGGGCCGCCGCGGAGGCCGCCGACCTGGACGACCGCTACCGGGCCCCGCTGGCCGAGGCCACCTACGCCCGGGGGCGGCTGCGCGGGCTGCTGGTCGGCGCGGAGAAGCGCGAACGGGCCTGGCGGGCCGTCGAGTCGCTGGCGGGGGAGGGGGAGCGGGCGGAGGCGGACGGGGTGGCGCTGCGGTTCGCCCAGGCGTCCGCGGACCTGCTGCGCCCGCCCGCGGGGGAGGTCGAGGTCTGGGTCGAGTTCGAGCACCGGGCCGCCGAGTTCTACGCCGAGCTGGCGCTGCTCGCCGAGGAGGGCCGACTGGCCGGTCCGACCGCCACCGACGGCCGGGCCGCCGCCGAGGGCCACCTGCCCGACGGCCTGGCCGAGCAGGTCCGCGCCCAGCCCTTCGACGACCGGGGCTGCACCGTCTCGCTCCGCGGCTACCAGGCGTTCGGCGCCCGGTTCGCGCTGGCCCGCCGGAAGGTGGTGATCGGCGACGAGATGGGCCTGGGCAAGACCGTGCAGGCGCTGGCGGTGCTCGCCCACCTGGCCGCCGACGGGGCGCCGCGCCGCTTCCTGGTGGTCTGCCCCGCCTCGGTGCTGGTCAACTGGCAGCGGGAGACCGCCGAGCGGACGGTGCTCACCCCGCACCGCTACCACGGCCCCGGCCGGGAGGCCGCCCGGGAGCGCTGGCTGGCGGGCGGCGGCGTGCTGGTGGCCACCTACGAGTCACTGCGCACCCTGGCCGCCGACCCGGTGGACGCGCTGGTCGTCGACGAGGCGCACTTCGTGAAGAACCCGGCCGCCCGCCGCACCCGACTGGTCGCCGAGTGGGCCGCCCGCACCGAGCGCGTGCTGTTCCTGACCGGCACCCCGATGGAGAACCGGGTCGAGGAGTTCCGCACCCTGATCGGCCACCTCCAGCCCGACCTGCTCGCCGACCTCCCGGCCGGTCTCGGCGCGCTCGGCCCGCTGGCCTTCCGGCGCGCCGTCGCCCCCGCCTACCTGCGCCGCAACCAGCAGGACGTGCTCACCGAACTCCCGGACGTGGTGCGGGTCGACGAGTGGGACGAGCTCTCCGGGCCGGACCGGGCCGCGTACGCCGCCGCCGTCGCCGAGGGCAACTTCATGGCGATGCGCCGGGCCGCGTACGCCGCGCCCGCGCACTCGGCGAAACTCCGGCGGCTGCGCGAACTCGTCGCCGAGGCCGCCGAGTCGGGGCACAAGGTGGTGGTGTTCTCGTACTTCCGGGAGGTGCTCGCCGCCGTCCACGGGGCGCTCGGCGCGGCCGTCGCCGGCACCGTCGCCGGATCGCTGCCCGCCGAGGCGCGGCAGGAGCTGGTCGACGCGTTCACCGCCGCGGACGGGCACGCCGTGCTGCTCTGCCAGATCCAGGCCGGCGGGCTCGGCCTCAACCTCCAGGCCGCCAACGTGGTGATCCTCTGCGAGCCGCAGCTCAAGCCCACCCTGGAGGACCAGGCGGTGGCCCGCGCCCAGCGGATGGGCCAGATCCGCCGGGTCCGGGTGCACCGGCTGCTCGCCACCGACAGCCTGGACCGGCGGCTGGTCGAACTGCTCAGGGGCAAGGCCGAGTTGTTCGACCGCTACGCCCGCCGCAGCGACCTCGCCGAGGCCGCCCCCGAGGCGGTCGACATCTCCGACCGGGCGCTCGCGGTGCGGATCGTCGAGGACGAGCAGCTGCGGCTGGCCGGCCCGGCGAACTGACGGGCCGGCGAACTGGCGGGTCGGCGAACTGGCGGGCCGACGAACTGGCGGGTCGGTTAACTGACGGGCCGTCAGATCCGCACCAGCATCTTGCCGGTGTTCGTGCCCGCCAGCACGCCGAGGAACGCCTCGACGGTGCGGTCGAAGCCGTCCAGCACCGTCTCCGCGGCGAGCACCCGGCCGGAGCGCAGCTGCGGGCCCAGCAGGGCGTACAACTCCTCCTGGGCGTCCAGGTGGTGGCGGACCAGGAAGCCCTCCAGCCGGATGCTACGGGCCACCAGGTCGAACAGGTTGTGCGGGGCGGCGGGCGCGGCGGCCGCCCCGTACTGGGCGATCGCCCCGCACCAGGCGATCCGGCCGAACTCGCGCAGCGCGCCGATCGCCGCCGCCAGGTGCTCGCCGCCGACGTTGTCCAGGTACACGTCGATGCCGTCCGGGGCGGCCCCGGCCAGCAGCTCGGCTACCGGGCCGGCGTGGTGGTCGAAGGCCGCGTCGAAGCCCAACTCCCCGGTCAGGAAAGCGGTCTTGGCCGGGCTCCCGGCCGAGCCGACCACCCGCCGGGCCCCCAGCAGCCGGGCCAGCTGCCCGGCCGCCGTGCCCACCCCGCCGGCCGCCGCCGATACGAACAGGTCCTCGCCCGGCTTCAGCCGCGCGATCCGGGTCAGCCCCACGTACGCGGACAGACCGGTGCCGCCCAGCACGCCCAGGTGCGCGCTCAGCGCCACGCCCGGCAGCTCGGGCAGCACCCGCACCTGCTCGGGCGCCAGCACCGCGTGGGTGCGCCAGCCCTGCCGGTGCAGCACCGGCGTGCCCACCGGCAGCGCCGCCGAACGGGACTCCACCACCCGCCCCACCGCCCGCCCCTCCAGCGGGGCGTGCAGCGGGTAGCCGCCCTCGCCGCCGCCCATCAGGCCGAGCATGTACGGGTCGACGGACAGGTAGGCGTTCTCCACCAGCACCTGTCCCGCGGCGGGCGCGGGCAGCGTGCCGTCGACGAAGGCGAACAGGTCGGCGGTCGGCCGGCCGCTCGGGCGGGCGATCTGGTGGACGGCGCGGAAGGGCACGGACATGGCGGAACGCTCCGGAGGGGGAGGGGGAGTTGACGTGCCAGGACGCTACGGCGCGCACGACTCCCCCCGGCAGGGGGCGGCGTCGATGGCCGCCCCCGATCCATGAGCGGTGTTCATGCCTGGGTGCTCGGGTGCTCGGGTGCTCGGGTGCTCGGGTGCTCGGGTGCTCGGGCCCGGGGCACCGGCCCGTGGTCGGCTCGTGCCGCGGTCAGCTCGTGCCGTGGCAGAGGACGAAGTCGGCGAACGGGAACCGGCCGTGCCGCCCGGCCACCTCGGTCAGCGCCTTCCTGATGTCCAGGAGCCGCTCGACCGGCAGCTGGAGCGGGAGTTCGGACGGCTGGTGGACGGTGCGGATCGGGTAGTCCACCCCCGGCTCGTCGGTCATCTCGACGTGGCAGCCCAGCAGGTGGCTGACCGGACGGGTCCGGGCGAAGTCGATCAGCCGGTCCACCGTCGCGGTGTAGGCGTCCCAGTCCTGGATGTACAGCCGCCCCGGGTAGACTGTGTCGCCGGTGAGCAGGAACCCCGTGTACGGGTCGTAGTAGGTGACCGCGGCCGGGTGGTGCCCGGGACTGGCCAGGCACTCCAGCACCCGCCCGCCCAGGTCCAGCGGCACCGGCCGGTCCGGGTCCGGCCCGAGCCCCAGGTACCGGGTGACGCTCTCCAGCCCGGCGTCGACCAGCACGGTGTCCGGCCGGTCGGCGAACTGCGGGTCGCCCGCGACGTGGTCGCCGTGCCCGTGGGTGTGCAGCACCACCAGCTCGTACGGTTCCCGCCCCGGCCCGGCCGTCCGGCCGTGCCGCGCGCACCACGCCGCGACCAGTTCGTCCACCACCCGGCGCAGCGGGAAGTACGCGGGTTCGGCGGTGGCGCCGGTGTCGAGGAGCACCGCCCGGTCGCTCCCGAAGAGCAGGAACAGGAACGGCGCCTCGTAGTTGACCGCCATGTTCTGGCGCAGGAGCACGGTGTGGGCGTCGTAGTGGTGGACCTGGATCTCGGGATCGGTGTCGTGCTTCGCCGAGACCGAGCCGTGAATCCACCGGACGTCGAGCGAGCGCCCTTCGACCGGGGCGGTGAAATCGACCGGCCGGCGGCCGGGGGCTTCGACGGTCATGGCTCTCCTTCGGGCAGGTGAGGTGAGGTGAGGGGACGGTCGGACGACTGACCGGCCGGCCGGACGGACCCGAACGTACACCCACCGGAGACGGCCGACCGGGCCCCAGCCACCTTACCGACGAGCCGAGTTGGCCCCTGCCCGCCCGCCCGCCGGCCCGCCGGCCCGCCTGCCCGGTCCGGCCGAGCCCGGACGTCCGCCATCCGCCGCCCGGCCCGTACCGGGCCGCCAGGTCGCCGCCCGACCGGGCAACTAGGCTGCGCGGGTGGCAGACGATCTCCTCCCGCAGGAACTGCGGATTCTGGTCGCGGTCGCCGACAGCGGCGGCTTCACGGCCGCCGCCGAACGGCTCGGGCTGACCCAGTCCGCGGTGTCGCACGCCGTCCGGGGCTGCGAGCGCAAACTCGGCGCGGTGCTGTTCGAGCGCGGGCGGCGCGGCGCCCGGCCCACCCCGGCCGGGGAGCGGGCGGCCGGGCACGCCCGGCGGGTGCTGCGGCTGCTGGCCGCGCTCCCCGGCGAGGTCCGGCAGGCCGCCGCCGGGGCCGGGGCCGGGCCGAGCGGGCCGCTGCGGATCGCCGCGTTCCGCAGCGCCGCCGTCCAGGTGCTGCCGCCGGTGCTGGCGGTGCTCGCGGCCCGCTGCCCCGAGTTGGTGCCCGAGGTGCGGATCGTGCGCGACCTCGGCCGCGGCACCGCGGGCGAGGTCGCCGACGGCCGGGCCGACCTCGCCCTGGCCACCCTCGACGCGCGCGGCACCACCGCCACCCTGCCCGGGCTGCTCGCCGCGCCGCTCTACCGCGAGGAGTACGCGCTCGTCCACCGCCGGGGCCACCCCGACCCGCGCGGCCTGCCGCTGGTCGACTGGGACGAGAACTGCGGCTCGTACACGGCGGACTGGTGGCGGCGTCAGGACTGGCTGCCGACCGCCACCATCAACGTCTCCGACGACACCGTGGTGCTCTCGCTCGCCGCCCAGGGGCTCGGCATGGCCGTCATGCCCCGGCTCAGCCTGGACCGCCCGCCCGCCGGACTGGCCGTCACCGACCTCGGCCCGGACCGCCCCGCGCGCCGGGTGGGCTACGTCACCACCCCCGAACTCGCCCGCACCGCCGCCGTCCGCGCCCTGGTCCGGGCGCTGCGCGAGGCGCCGCTGCCCGCCGGGGCGAGCGCGCTGGAGGGGTGAAGCCGGAGGGGCGATGGGTCCCGCCGCCCGTGCGGGGGCGCCCGGCCCGGGAGAGCGGAGTGGGCCGGGTGGGCGGCGGGACGTGGAGTGACGAACCCCGCCACCGAGTCTCCGCGACTCCGCTCACGTTCCGCTAACGTCCCGCTGACGTGCGGAAACACCCGGCGGCTGTGGTTGACTTGACGGCGGGTCGAACGGCGGGGGAGGGTACGCCGGGCGGCCCCGGCGGGCGGTCCGCAGAGGTGGTCGGGGACGGCGGGACGGGGGGAGCGATGCTGGCGCTCGCCGAAGTGCGGGACGAACCGATGGCGGCCGACGGGTTGGTGCTGCGCAGACCGCGCCCCACCGACGCCGCCCTGGTGCACCGCGGCACCCACGACCCGCTGGTGCGGGAGTTCCTGCAGGCCGTCGTCCCGCACCGGGACACCGCCGCCGCCGAACAGTGGCTGACCGACATCCCGCCGATGCTCTGGGAGACCGGCCGGGCCGCCTACTTCGCCGTCGAGTCGGCGGACACCGGCGAGGCCCTCGGCTGGGCCGAACTGGTCAACCTCGACCCGGAGCTGGAGCGCGCCGAGGTCGCCGTCTGGCTGCTGCCCGAGCACCGCCGGCTGCGCACCGCCAAGGCCGCGCTCCGGCTGGTGTGCCGCTTCGGCTTCGAGCGGATCGGCCTTCGCCGGATCGACGCCTTCGCCGCCGCCGACAACATGCCCAGCCAGCTCACCGGCGCCGCCATCGGCTTCCGCCGGGCCGGCTACCGCCCCGCGCTGTTCCGCAGCTCCCGCACCCACCGGCTGCACGACGCGGTGCACGCGACACTCGTACCGGAAGACCTCTGCTGACCCACGGGGCTCCCAAACTCCCCGCACCGAACCAGGAGTGACGACATGTCAGGAAGCGTACGGCTGGAAGACGGCAGCCTCGGCGAACTGGTGATCACCGCCGACGGCGCCTTCCGGGCCACCCGCGCCGACCACGAGCGCACCGGCCGGATCGACCCCGCGCTGATCCGCCGGGTGCTCGCCGGAGCCGGCCAGGCCCCCGCCCCCGCCCCGGACGGCACCCCGGCCGCCGCCCGGCGGCTCACCATCCAGGGCCAGCCCGGCCAGCCCGACCGGCAGTGGACCGACGGCACCGACGCGGCCCTCCCGGCCGCCGCCGCCACCCTCGTCGCGCTGCTCGACCAGGCCCTCGGCGAGCCCGCCGCCCCGGCCGCGCTGCCCCCCGTGCTGGCCCGCACCGAGCCCGCCGTCGGCGCCGCCCGCAGCGC
This is a stretch of genomic DNA from Kitasatospora fiedleri. It encodes these proteins:
- a CDS encoding LysR family transcriptional regulator, with amino-acid sequence MADDLLPQELRILVAVADSGGFTAAAERLGLTQSAVSHAVRGCERKLGAVLFERGRRGARPTPAGERAAGHARRVLRLLAALPGEVRQAAAGAGAGPSGPLRIAAFRSAAVQVLPPVLAVLAARCPELVPEVRIVRDLGRGTAGEVADGRADLALATLDARGTTATLPGLLAAPLYREEYALVHRRGHPDPRGLPLVDWDENCGSYTADWWRRQDWLPTATINVSDDTVVLSLAAQGLGMAVMPRLSLDRPPAGLAVTDLGPDRPARRVGYVTTPELARTAAVRALVRALREAPLPAGASALEG
- a CDS encoding MBL fold metallo-hydrolase; translated protein: MTVEAPGRRPVDFTAPVEGRSLDVRWIHGSVSAKHDTDPEIQVHHYDAHTVLLRQNMAVNYEAPFLFLLFGSDRAVLLDTGATAEPAYFPLRRVVDELVAAWCARHGRTAGPGREPYELVVLHTHGHGDHVAGDPQFADRPDTVLVDAGLESVTRYLGLGPDPDRPVPLDLGGRVLECLASPGHHPAAVTYYDPYTGFLLTGDTVYPGRLYIQDWDAYTATVDRLIDFARTRPVSHLLGCHVEMTDEPGVDYPIRTVHQPSELPLQLPVERLLDIRKALTEVAGRHGRFPFADFVLCHGTS
- a CDS encoding DEAD/DEAH box helicase, which gives rise to MAGRNGRWAREVLAVAGRQRAAARALVADHAAAVAEVARAHGLIFERLVRAELAAIPVERLKDVTEGRLQTGALRAAGYPTVAAVHDATRQDLLRVPGIGGPTAAHLLGAAGQIAAAVQEGTAVRLDPAHPDAAATALVTALHRLVLAGPAARRAAAEAADLDDRYRAPLAEATYARGRLRGLLVGAEKRERAWRAVESLAGEGERAEADGVALRFAQASADLLRPPAGEVEVWVEFEHRAAEFYAELALLAEEGRLAGPTATDGRAAAEGHLPDGLAEQVRAQPFDDRGCTVSLRGYQAFGARFALARRKVVIGDEMGLGKTVQALAVLAHLAADGAPRRFLVVCPASVLVNWQRETAERTVLTPHRYHGPGREAARERWLAGGGVLVATYESLRTLAADPVDALVVDEAHFVKNPAARRTRLVAEWAARTERVLFLTGTPMENRVEEFRTLIGHLQPDLLADLPAGLGALGPLAFRRAVAPAYLRRNQQDVLTELPDVVRVDEWDELSGPDRAAYAAAVAEGNFMAMRRAAYAAPAHSAKLRRLRELVAEAAESGHKVVVFSYFREVLAAVHGALGAAVAGTVAGSLPAEARQELVDAFTAADGHAVLLCQIQAGGLGLNLQAANVVILCEPQLKPTLEDQAVARAQRMGQIRRVRVHRLLATDSLDRRLVELLRGKAELFDRYARRSDLAEAAPEAVDISDRALAVRIVEDEQLRLAGPAN
- a CDS encoding GNAT family N-acetyltransferase, coding for MLALAEVRDEPMAADGLVLRRPRPTDAALVHRGTHDPLVREFLQAVVPHRDTAAAEQWLTDIPPMLWETGRAAYFAVESADTGEALGWAELVNLDPELERAEVAVWLLPEHRRLRTAKAALRLVCRFGFERIGLRRIDAFAAADNMPSQLTGAAIGFRRAGYRPALFRSSRTHRLHDAVHATLVPEDLC
- a CDS encoding MDR family NADP-dependent oxidoreductase, translated to MSVPFRAVHQIARPSGRPTADLFAFVDGTLPAPAAGQVLVENAYLSVDPYMLGLMGGGEGGYPLHAPLEGRAVGRVVESRSAALPVGTPVLHRQGWRTHAVLAPEQVRVLPELPGVALSAHLGVLGGTGLSAYVGLTRIARLKPGEDLFVSAAAGGVGTAAGQLARLLGARRVVGSAGSPAKTAFLTGELGFDAAFDHHAGPVAELLAGAAPDGIDVYLDNVGGEHLAAAIGALREFGRIAWCGAIAQYGAAAAPAAPHNLFDLVARSIRLEGFLVRHHLDAQEELYALLGPQLRSGRVLAAETVLDGFDRTVEAFLGVLAGTNTGKMLVRI